One Thunnus maccoyii chromosome 14, fThuMac1.1, whole genome shotgun sequence genomic window carries:
- the LOC121912064 gene encoding neurogenic locus notch homolog protein 3-like, protein MALRGTLIWLCSLAVLSSFAASDETLHQNCSSQAQLLESLSADLQMVLECGENLTSEWSAQQTAALLLSIGNLTDILHKHQLKDNEGCSSQPCQNGGLCTEETSFPFFHCQCLSGWTGKHCEQSSRVHEPLSSSCPLADCHGKANDSVCDKECNIFACRWDGGDCSLAVNPWARCTHPHCWRVFNNSQCDESCNNADCLYDNFDCKNKREVCNPIYEPYCINHYADEICDQGCNSEQCGWDGLDCTKTVPENLADGVLVLIVLLPPEELLNTSRAFLQKLSLILHTTLRFRRDHNGKAMIRPYTHHEGRLKQELQPQKKVIGSMVYLDIDNRLCSQGSEDCFPTADTAAEYLGALSALEMLHFPYPIKEVHMVGRDTSRTQKRPARLRGTNVGAGSC, encoded by the exons ATGGCATTAAGGGGAACACTGATTTGGCTTTGCTCACTAGCAG TATTGTCCTCCTTTGCAGCTTCAGATGAAACTTTACACCAGAATTGCAGCTCACAAGCTCAGCTCTTGGAGAGCCTATCAGCTGATCTCCAG ATGGTGTTAGAGTGTGGTGAAAACCTTACATCTGAATGGAGTGCACAGCAGACAGCTGCACTACTGCTCTCCATTGGGAATCTGACTGATATTCTGCACAAACACCAGTTGAAAG ATAACGAGGGCTGCTCCTCCCAGCCCTGCCAAAATGGAGGGTTGTGCACCGAAGAGACTAGCTTCCCGTTCTTCCACTGCCAGTGTCTCAGTGGCTGGACAGGTAAACACTgcgagcagagcagcagagtccATGAGCCCCTGTCATCTTCATGCCCTTTAGCAGACTGTCATGGCAAAGCCAATGATAGTGTTTGTGACAAAGAATGCAACATCTTCGCTTGCCGTTGGGACGGCGGCGACTGTTCTCTGGCAGTCAACCCCTGGGCTCGTTGCACACACCCTCACTGCTGGCGTGTCTTCAACAACAGCCAGTGTGATGAGTCCTGCAATAATGCTGACTGTCTGTATGACAACTTTGACTGCAAAAACAAGAGGGAAGTTTGCAA TCCAATATATGAACCCTACTGTATCAACCACTATGCTGATGAAATATGTGACCAGGGCTGCAACTCAGAGCAGTGTGGCTGGGATGGCTTGGACTGCACAAAGACGGTTCCAGAAAACCTTGCTGATGGTGTCTTGGTTCTCATAGTTCTGCTGCCTCCAGAGGAGCTTCTCAACACTAGCAGGGCTTTTCTGCAGAAGTTAAGTTTAATCCTACACACTACGCTGCGCTTCCGGCGGGACCACAATGGAAAAGCCATGATACGTCCCTACACCCACCATGAGGGACGACTAAAGCAGGAGCTACAGCCTCAAAAGAAGGTCATCgg CTCCATGGTGTACCTGGATATAGACAACCGTCTGTGCTCTCAGGGCTCTGAGGACTGTTTCCCTACAGCAGACACTGCTGCAGAGTACCTGGGAGCCCTGTCAGCCTTAGAAATGCTTCATTTCCCATACCCCATCAAAGAAGTCCATATGGTAGGTAGGGATACTTCAAGAACACAAAAAAGACCAGCAAGACTAAGAGGCACAAATGTGGGAGCTggaagctgttag